The genomic segment ACCGCGTTAAGAGCATTCCGTTACTTCACGATCTGGAAGAATGAGACGACCCTGCCCGTCGATCTCCCGCTCCATCCCACGAACCCTGCAAGACGCGCTCCTGGCCTGTGGCTGAGGCACGCCGACCGGGCGTCAGCGGCGCTCGCGGCAAGCGATCGCGATGACCCGCACCGTGCCGCCCTTCTTTACGGCAGGCACCTGCACATCGGTTCGGGACGCTACCTGTCCACCCGGTAGCGTTCGAGCACGCGGCGGTCGGGGTCGAAGCCGATGCCGGGCGCGGTGGGGATGGTGAACACCATGCCGGGACCGGCCGCGGGCGGGGTCCGGTTGAGTTCCTCGCGCAGCGGGTTGTAGGTGCGGTCCAGCTCCAGCAGGGGTTCGCGCGGCGCCAGACCCGGCGGGCAAGGTGCCATCATCGCCAGCGCTTGCAGCGCGGCGGCGACGGCAATGCCGGTGCCCCAGACATGGGTGATGCAGCGTACGTGCGCGGCGTCCGCCAGGTCGGCCACCTTCAGCACTTCCGTGAGCCCGCCGGCGGCGCAGCAGTCGGGCTGCACGATGTCCGCGGCCTCGTGGCGGAGCAGGTCGGCGAACCCCCAGCGGCCGAACTCCGCCTCGCCGGTGGCCACCGGGATCGGCGACTCGCGCCGGAACCGGCCCAGCCCGCGCTGGTCCTCCGGGATCAACGGCTCCTCGAACCAATCGATTCGGTAGCAGTCGATGCGGCGCGCAACCTCGCGCGCCGCTGCCCCGTCGTAGGCGTGGTTGGCGTCCACCATCAGCCTTACCTCCGGCCCTACCGCTCCGCGCACCGCGGCCACGACCGCGACGTCGTCTTCGATGCCGAACCCGATCTTGACCTTGAGCGCGGTGAAGCCGGCGGCGACGTAGCGCCGCGCCTCCTCCACCAGCAGCGGCGCCTGCCCGGTCAGGCCGCCGGCAACCTGCTTGCGGTAAAACCCGGTGGCGTAGGCGGCGACCTGCCGCCGGAAGTTGCGCCCCGCCAGGCGGTGGCACGGCACGCCGAAGTACTTTCCGGCCAAGTCCCACAGGGCGATGTCGACCGCGCTCAGCGCCTCCAGCGCGGTACCCTTGCGGCCGTGATCGCGCATCGCGTTGTACAGGTCCAGCCACAGCGTCTCGCGGTCGCGGGCGTCGCGGCCCAGCAGCAACGGCGCGTACACCTCGTCGATCAGCGCGGCGTTGGTGGCCGCCGGCCCGAATGCTTCTCCGAAGCCCACGGTGCCATCGGCCGTCTCGATCTCCAACACCAGCGAGCGGCGGCGGCGGTACCATGCCTGTGAGTAGGCAAACACCTCGCCGTCCGGCAGGTCGACGCTGAGGATGGAAGGACGGACGTACGCGATTTTCATGCCGAGTGCATTATAGTGGACGCAGCACAAGGGATACGACCGGATGAACGCGATACACAACGACTATCATGCCCAGGGATACCTGATCGAGCGCGGCTTCATCTCCGCGGCGACGATCGAGCACCTGAAGCGACGCATCGCCGACGCGCTCGAAGTGGGCAGCTTGGCCGACATCCAGTTCGACGACGCCCGCGCCGACGGCGGCGACCCGATGGGGCCGGAACGATTCCGCAAGGTGTCCGGACTGTGCCGGCGTCACCGGGACGTCTGGGAAGAATTCGTCGCTGCACCGCGGGCCATCGCGCTGAACCGGGAGTTGGTCGGCGACGACGTGCGGCAGTGGTTCAACGCGGTCTTCACCAAGCCGGCGCGGGTGGGCGAAGCCACCCCCTGGCACCAGGACATCGGACTGTGGACGCAAACGCCGGAGCGGCACCACCTGCGGCCGCTGTTCCGCGACGCATTGAGCTTCTGGGTGGCGCTCGATCCTGCCACGCGCGAGAACGGCTGCCTGCAGGTGGTGCCCGGCTCGCATCGCGGTCCGGTGGTCGACCACGTCCAGTATCCGAAAGCGGTACACGTGGAGCTGCCGCACGAGTTGACCGGCGACCTTGCCGTCGAGCACGTCGAGCTGGAGCCGGGCGATGCCATCGTCTGGCACGCTCACCTGTGGCACTACAGCCCGGCCAACCACAGCGACCGCAACCGCTGGGCGATGGCGATGGTGACGCTCGGCGATGCCGAGGCGCGGCGCGCCGGCACCCCCGAGTTGCCGTGGCTGCTGCGCGACGGCGTCTCGCAGCCGTTTCCCGGTTCGGATCCGGGATGAGTCGGTACGGTCACGATGACCGCCTCGCTGTTCGGTGAGGTCCTGGCGGCGCTGCCGCTGGAGGAGGCGATTGCCGCGACCGCCAGACTCGGCTACCCCGCCATCGAGTTGCTGTGCGCCACCCCGCAATTCGACCTCGAGCGCGCGCGCCGCGATGCCGAGGCCGTGGCAAGCCACATCCGCGACGCCGGGTTGGCGGTATCCGTACTGTCGCTGCACAACAGCTTCACCGAGCCGCCACGCGTGGCGACGCGCGCGTGCTGGAGGTGTATGGCAGCGACGCCAACTTCGCCCGCCTGGAGCGGGCGCGCCGGCTCGGCGGCGAGAAGGGCGGCTACTCGGCCACCCAGGTTGCCCTGGCGTGGCTCCTGTACCAGCCGCTGCCGCTGATCCCGATCATCGGCCCGCGCAACCGCGACGAGCTGGCCTCCTCGTTCGACGCGCTCTCCCTGCGCCTCACCCCCGAGGAGACGCGCTGGCTGGATACCGGGGCAGGGCGCTAAGCGCGCGGCGCACGCCGGTTGCCGGCGTCGCTCCATCGCACCAGGTCGTGAATCGCATCGGGCAGCCACTGCTTCCGTGCGGTCGGGAAACGCCGCGGCGCGACCGGTGCCGTGAGCGGCTCGGTGGTCGGCATCAGGAACTCGTCCGCCTTGCCGAACTGGTCCATCTGCCTATTACCAGCTACTATCGCAAGTGTTGCCGTGGCCGGCGAGTCGGAGACGGATCGCCGCCCGAGCACTCCGGGAGTTTCACGTCATGCAGACCGGACAGTCCGCAAGCCGATCCGGCGTACGCTACGAACCGAACGAAAGGCCGCCCCGTGCGTTGACGGTCGGGCTCGGCCTGCAGTTCACGATTCTCTGCATCGCGGGGGTGGTGCTGACGCCGGCGATCGTGGTGCGCGCGGCTGGCGGCAGCGAGACCTACCTGTCGTGGGCGGTGTTCACGGCCGTCGCGGTGAGCGGCGCCACCACCGTGCTGCAGGCGGTCCGGGTCGGCCGCATCGGCGCCGGCTACGTGCTGCTGATGGGCACCTCCGGGGCATTCATCGCGGTGTGCGTGGCGGCCCTGGCACAGGGCGGCCCGGCGATGCTGGCCACCCTGGTGGTCATCTCCTCGCTGTTCCAGTTCGCGCTCGCGGCACGCCTCTCCCTGCTGCGCAGGGTGCTCACGCCGACGGTGGCGGGCACGGTGATCATGCTGATCGCGGTCACGGTGATGCCGATCGTGTTCGACATGCTGAGCCAGGTGCCGGAAGGCACCACGCCGCTGGCCGCTCCGGTCAGCGCCCTGGTCACCGTGCTGGTCATCGCCGGGCTGGCACTGAAGGCCACCGGCCCGCTGCGCCTGTGGGCGCCGGTGATCGGCGTCGTCGCCGGCTCGCTGGTCGCCGGCGCGTTCGGCCTGTACGACGCCGCCGCCGTCGGGCGGGCTGCGTGGGTGGGCATTCCCAACACCGCGTGGCCCGGCTTCGACCTGAGCTTCGGGCCGGTGTTCTGGGCGCTGCTGCCGGCGTTCGTGTTCGTGACCCTGGTCGGCGCCATCGAGACGATCGGCGACGGCGTCGCGATCCAGCGCGTGTCGTGGCGCCGCCCGAGAGCCGTGGACTTCCGCGCCGTGCAGGGCGCGGTGGCCGCGGACGGCGCCGGCAACTTGATCTCCGGTCTGGCCGGCACGGTACCGAACACCACCTATTCGACGAGCATCGCGGTAACCGAGCTGACCGGCGTCGGCGCGCGCGGGGTCGGCGTCGCCATCGGGGTGATCTTCGTGGCGCTGGCGTTCCTGCCCAAGGCGCTCTCCGCGGTTCTGGCGATTCCGCCTCCGGTGGCGTCGGCATACATTACCGTGCTGTTGGCGATGCTGTTCGTCACCGGCATGAAGATGGTGATCCAGGATGGCATCGATTACCGCAAGGGACTGGTGGTGGGGGTGTCGTTCTGGGCCGGCGTCGGCTTTCAGGGCGGCGTAATCTTCCCCGAGTACTTCGCCGAGTTCGCCGGCGGCCTGCTGCAGAACGGCATGACGGCGGGCGGCCTGGTGGCGATCCTGATGACCCTGTTCATGGAAATCACCGCGCCGCGCCGCCGCCGGCTGGAAGTCGAGGCCGATCTCGCCAACCTGCCGACGATCAACGAGTTCCTCGCCACGTTCGCGCGCCGCAACGGCTGGGACGCGGCCATGGCGCAACGCCTGGAGGCAGCCGGAGAGGAGACGCTGGCGTCGCTGGTCGACCAGGAAGGGGCCGCCGCGCGCCGGCGCCTGCTGATCGTCGCCCGCAAGGAAGACGGTGGCGCCCTGCTGGAGTTCATCGCCTCCACCGGTCAGGACAACCTCCAGGACCGACTGGCGCTGGTCGACGCCCACTCCGCCGAGGTCCCGGACGAGCGCGAGATCTCGCTGCGGCTGTTGCGCCACCTCGCCTCGTCGGTCCGCCACGAGCAATACCACGACACCGAAATCGTCACCGTCCGTGTCGACCCCCAGCGGGCGCCGTAGTCCCTGTCGACGTCGTGAAGATCGTATTGAGCCGCAAGGGCTTCGACTCCAGCTACGGCCGCGTCCCGAGTCCGGTGTTGCCGATGGCACCGCGGTACCCCTACCGATACCGGCGCGCCGAGGCCCGACACGGTTTCAAGACATCCAATGGCGCGAAGGCTCGCTTGGCCCCCTCGTCGAAAACCTGACCAGATCACGCATCCGCCGCGAGTATCGCGCGGGCGGACCGCCGGACCGCATGCGGCAATCGAGCGGGCGGGGGCATGATCACGCGATCGTGGCACCTGCGCTCCCGACTACGGCGGTCGATGCGAAGCCGTGCACGACCGGGTCGCCGATCCAGTTCGCCCGTTCCAGGATGTTCGCTTCCGCGTCCTCGAGGGAGGTAGACTCCTCTGCAATGATCGCTTACCGCTTTGGGCGCTCGCACCCGCGCCGTGGTTGATGTTTGCCCGTTCGCTGACGCAGATAGTATGGTCGGACGAGGTGCCATGAGAGAGTTGACGACGCCGAACCGGAACGCGGGGCCGCTGCTGTGGTGACGCGACCGGTTGAGAGCGAGCAGAACAAGGCCGCGGCGTTCGATGAGACGTTGGACGATACGTTTCACGAAACGTCGTTCGACGTTCTGATCGTCGGTGCCGGGGCGTCGGGCTTGTATATGCTGTACCGGATCCGGCAGCTCGGGTTGTCGGTGCGGGTGCTGGAGGCGGGCGGCGGCGTGGGCGGCACCTGGTACTGGAACCGCTACCCGGGGGCCCGCTGCGACACCGACACGCTGGAGTACTCGTACAGCTTCTGCGAGGAGCTGCAGCAGGAGTGGGAGTGGCCGGAGCGCTACCCTACCCAGCCGGAGATCCTGCGCTACCTGGAGCACGTCGCTGACAGGTTCCGGCTGCGCTCCGACATCTCCTTCAACACGCGGGTGGCGTCCGCCGCGTGGGACGAAGCGGAGGGCCGCTGGCGGGTGCGGACCGAGCGGGGGGACGCGCTGTCGGCGCAGTTCCTGGTCATGGCCACCGGCTGCCTGTCGGTGCCGATCACCGCGCCGATCGCCGGGGCGGACTCGTTCGCCGGCCCCACCTACCACACCGGGCGCTGGCCGCACGAGGGCGTGGACTTCGTCGGACAGCGGGTCGGGATCATCGGCACCGGCTCGTCGGCGGTGCAGGCGATCCCGGTGATCGCCGGGCAGGCGCGCAGGCTGGTGGTGTTCCAGCG from the Spirochaetaceae bacterium genome contains:
- a CDS encoding phytanoyl-CoA dioxygenase family protein produces the protein MNAIHNDYHAQGYLIERGFISAATIEHLKRRIADALEVGSLADIQFDDARADGGDPMGPERFRKVSGLCRRHRDVWEEFVAAPRAIALNRELVGDDVRQWFNAVFTKPARVGEATPWHQDIGLWTQTPERHHLRPLFRDALSFWVALDPATRENGCLQVVPGSHRGPVVDHVQYPKAVHVELPHELTGDLAVEHVELEPGDAIVWHAHLWHYSPANHSDRNRWAMAMVTLGDAEARRAGTPELPWLLRDGVSQPFPGSDPG
- a CDS encoding aldo/keto reductase encodes the protein MRHPAIRPRARAPRCRGRGKPHPRRRVGGIRTVAAQQLHRAATRGDARVLEVYGSDANFARLERARRLGGEKGGYSATQVALAWLLYQPLPLIPIIGPRNRDELASSFDALSLRLTPEETRWLDTGAGR
- a CDS encoding mandelate racemase/muconate lactonizing enzyme family protein, encoding MKIAYVRPSILSVDLPDGEVFAYSQAWYRRRRSLVLEIETADGTVGFGEAFGPAATNAALIDEVYAPLLLGRDARDRETLWLDLYNAMRDHGRKGTALEALSAVDIALWDLAGKYFGVPCHRLAGRNFRRQVAAYATGFYRKQVAGGLTGQAPLLVEEARRYVAAGFTALKVKIGFGIEDDVAVVAAVRGAVGPEVRLMVDANHAYDGAAAREVARRIDCYRIDWFEEPLIPEDQRGLGRFRRESPIPVATGEAEFGRWGFADLLRHEAADIVQPDCCAAGGLTEVLKVADLADAAHVRCITHVWGTGIAVAAALQALAMMAPCPPGLAPREPLLELDRTYNPLREELNRTPPAAGPGMVFTIPTAPGIGFDPDRRVLERYRVDR